A part of Kitasatospora acidiphila genomic DNA contains:
- a CDS encoding FAD-dependent oxidoreductase: protein MTDTRDFTVAIIGGGIGGLCLAQGLTKNGIKVDVHERDRTPTDRLQGYRVHISPHGARALRACLPDELWQAFLATTGDRGAQSFTMRTEQLKTLLSIRLPQQADPVRAHHSVSRITLRQVLLAGLDDTVHFGRTFTGYRQLPDGRIECRFADGSTAVADVLVGADGGNSPVRHQYLPHAQRVDTGIRTIAGKYLLTPEHRQAVDGGLFAGATSVIPPAGAGMFLAPHVYAEQHVPRADGFGATLDPGALFDNTASYLMWAYGMRTERFPPGLDSLDGSELRAVVAELVHGWHPDLRTVVERSDPDTVSLLPIRTSVPIRPWTPSRVTLLGDAIHAMTPMRGIGANTALRDADTLCRALTDAHRGTLPLLHAIGGYEHRMRGYGFAAVRASRRTADQFAGGSRVGRSVFKGALRTIDAMPAVRDRVFARVGEN, encoded by the coding sequence ATGACCGACACACGGGACTTCACCGTCGCGATCATCGGCGGCGGCATCGGCGGCCTCTGTCTCGCCCAGGGCCTCACCAAGAACGGCATCAAGGTCGACGTCCACGAGCGCGACCGCACCCCCACCGACCGCCTGCAGGGCTACCGGGTGCACATCAGCCCGCACGGCGCCCGCGCCCTGCGGGCCTGCCTGCCCGACGAGCTGTGGCAGGCCTTCCTCGCCACCACCGGGGACCGCGGGGCGCAGAGCTTCACCATGCGCACCGAGCAGTTGAAGACCCTGCTCAGCATCCGACTACCGCAGCAGGCCGACCCGGTTCGCGCCCACCACTCGGTCAGCCGGATCACCCTGCGCCAGGTGCTGCTCGCCGGGCTCGACGACACCGTGCACTTCGGCCGGACCTTCACCGGCTACCGGCAGCTCCCCGACGGCCGGATCGAGTGCCGGTTCGCGGACGGCAGCACCGCCGTCGCAGACGTGCTGGTGGGCGCGGACGGCGGCAACTCCCCCGTGCGGCACCAGTACCTGCCGCACGCCCAGCGGGTCGACACCGGCATCCGCACCATCGCCGGCAAGTACCTGCTCACTCCCGAGCACCGCCAGGCCGTCGACGGCGGGCTGTTCGCGGGTGCCACCAGCGTCATCCCACCGGCCGGCGCCGGCATGTTCCTCGCCCCGCACGTCTACGCCGAGCAGCACGTCCCGCGCGCCGACGGGTTCGGCGCCACCCTCGACCCCGGGGCTCTGTTCGACAACACCGCGAGCTACCTGATGTGGGCGTACGGCATGCGGACCGAGCGGTTCCCGCCCGGCCTGGATTCCCTCGACGGCTCCGAACTACGCGCAGTCGTCGCCGAGTTGGTGCACGGCTGGCACCCCGACCTGCGCACGGTGGTCGAACGCTCCGACCCGGACACCGTCTCCCTGCTGCCGATCCGCACCAGCGTGCCGATCCGCCCCTGGACGCCGAGCCGGGTCACCCTGCTCGGCGACGCCATCCACGCCATGACCCCGATGCGCGGCATCGGCGCCAACACCGCCCTGCGCGACGCCGACACGCTCTGCCGCGCCCTCACCGACGCCCACCGCGGCACCCTCCCGCTGCTCCACGCCATCGGCGGCTACGAGCACCGGATGCGCGGCTACGGCTTCGCCGCCGTCCGCGCATCCCGGCGCACCGCCGACCAGTTCGCGGGCGGCAGCCGGGTGGGGCGGAGCGTCTTCAAGGGCGCATTGCGGACGATCGACGCGATGCCGGCGGTGCGGGACCGGGTGTTCGCTCGGGTCGGTGAGAACTGA
- a CDS encoding PIN domain-containing protein encodes MIRYLADSTAIWRLSREQHLNVAWGEDIDLRVIGSCAPQRTEFRRSARNRVHYEQMGEMFAALYPDVPLPKNVWGWIESAQFRLAQAGGAVRALSTVDLLICATAAHHGLIVLHDDNDFVTAAGVLPDVSQRSVRDIPG; translated from the coding sequence GTGATCCGCTATCTCGCGGACTCTACTGCCATCTGGCGGCTTTCGCGCGAGCAGCACCTGAATGTCGCGTGGGGCGAGGATATTGACCTCCGGGTCATCGGGTCATGTGCTCCTCAGCGCACCGAATTCCGTCGCTCCGCTCGCAATCGGGTCCACTACGAGCAGATGGGCGAGATGTTCGCCGCCCTCTACCCGGACGTGCCGCTGCCGAAGAACGTCTGGGGTTGGATCGAGTCGGCGCAGTTCCGGCTGGCCCAGGCCGGGGGTGCCGTCCGTGCGCTGTCCACCGTCGACTTGCTGATCTGTGCCACGGCGGCCCATCACGGGTTGATCGTGCTGCACGATGACAATGACTTCGTCACCGCGGCGGGTGTTCTCCCCGACGTCAGTCAGCGCAGTGTCCGTGATATCCCGGGATAG
- a CDS encoding type II toxin-antitoxin system VapB family antitoxin, whose product MTVTTIDLDDDALAKALRFSGGATKKEVVNAALREYAERHERAAQRARHFQVAQQWDYEGWQQLREAEKRVEE is encoded by the coding sequence ATGACGGTGACGACCATAGACTTGGACGACGACGCGCTGGCGAAGGCTCTGCGCTTCTCCGGTGGTGCCACCAAGAAGGAAGTGGTCAACGCAGCTCTGCGCGAGTATGCCGAGCGCCACGAACGGGCAGCCCAGCGGGCTCGGCACTTCCAGGTCGCGCAGCAGTGGGACTACGAGGGATGGCAGCAGCTCCGTGAGGCCGAGAAGCGGGTCGAGGAGTGA
- a CDS encoding LysR family transcriptional regulator: MELTQRMLQQFVVLAEEQHFGRAAERLDMSQPPLSQAIQRLERVLNVALLDRSSRGTRLTPAGRAFAEDARRLLDAQAAAVDRARRVADGQEGELRLGFVSSLGYDLLPRLLRRAHAELPGLRVHLSQHASIELVELLHDGSLDLALVRLPVSGAARLDVQQIGVERLVAVLPEHHPLAAEPALDLWALAEQEFALPKPSALPGLAQQVALACAQAGFAPRPLGLADDLPGLLSYVAAGLCLALVPEQACSLGIPGVTYRPLRGDSPYLETRVAAVHRSGGSDAAVRKVLGMLTAL, from the coding sequence ATGGAACTGACCCAGCGCATGCTCCAGCAGTTCGTGGTGCTGGCCGAGGAGCAGCACTTCGGCCGCGCCGCCGAGCGCCTCGACATGAGCCAGCCACCGCTCAGTCAGGCGATCCAACGGCTTGAGCGCGTCCTCAACGTCGCCCTGCTGGACCGGAGTTCGCGTGGCACCCGGCTCACCCCGGCCGGCCGTGCGTTCGCCGAGGACGCCCGGCGGCTGCTCGACGCACAGGCCGCCGCCGTGGACCGGGCGCGGCGGGTCGCCGACGGGCAGGAGGGCGAGCTGCGGCTCGGGTTCGTCAGCAGCCTCGGTTACGACCTGCTGCCGCGCCTGCTGCGCCGCGCGCACGCGGAACTGCCAGGCCTGCGAGTTCACTTGAGCCAGCACGCGTCCATCGAGCTGGTCGAGCTGCTGCACGACGGGTCGCTCGACCTCGCGCTGGTCCGGCTGCCGGTGAGCGGTGCGGCACGTCTGGACGTCCAACAGATCGGTGTGGAACGGCTGGTGGCGGTGCTCCCCGAACACCACCCGCTCGCCGCGGAGCCCGCTCTCGACCTGTGGGCACTCGCCGAGCAGGAGTTCGCGCTCCCCAAGCCCAGCGCGCTCCCCGGGCTCGCCCAGCAGGTCGCGCTCGCCTGCGCACAGGCCGGCTTCGCCCCCCGCCCACTGGGCCTGGCGGACGACCTGCCGGGGTTGCTCAGCTACGTCGCCGCCGGCCTCTGCCTGGCACTGGTCCCCGAACAAGCGTGCTCCCTGGGGATCCCCGGGGTGACCTACCGCCCGCTGCGCGGCGACTCGCCGTACCTGGAGACCAGGGTCGCGGCCGTCCACCGCTCGGGCGGTTCGGACGCCGCCGTGCGGAAGGTGCTGGGGATGCTCACCGCCCTCTGA
- a CDS encoding CaiB/BaiF CoA transferase family protein: MSTGRAEQEELEESAATGPLNGVRVVELASVIMAPYAARQLGDLGADVIKVEPPDGDMTRHYPPTRTPGMGVLALNLNRNKRSVAIDLKAPGGRDALLALIATADVFITNLRPQALQRLGLDYEDVAAGHPGLVYLNAQGFRSDSALGSRPAYDDIVQAASGLVWLNEQVSGIPYFVPTVLADKICGLVITQSVLAALHHRDRTGQGQHVEVPMADTMLAFNLVEHLAAATLDPPEGPIGYSRALSAQRRAARTADGWMCILPYNDRNWRDFFAFVGRPELADDPRFGTLPDRARNADELYRLAAEFTPQHSTAEWQAFCDSAGIPAAQVLSLAEAASSAYATEGGLLRTAQHPTEGAYHLIGEPVRFQATPAGLHRHCPRIGEHTDEVFAEIGHRPSA; the protein is encoded by the coding sequence ATGTCGACAGGACGGGCAGAACAGGAAGAGCTGGAAGAGAGCGCTGCCACCGGGCCCTTGAACGGCGTGCGGGTGGTCGAGCTGGCCAGCGTGATCATGGCCCCCTACGCGGCCCGCCAGCTCGGTGACCTCGGTGCGGACGTGATCAAGGTAGAGCCGCCGGACGGCGACATGACCCGCCACTACCCGCCGACCCGCACCCCCGGGATGGGCGTGCTGGCGCTCAACCTCAACCGCAACAAGCGCAGCGTCGCCATCGACCTCAAGGCCCCGGGCGGCCGCGACGCACTCCTCGCCCTGATCGCGACCGCGGACGTGTTCATCACCAACCTCCGCCCGCAGGCCCTGCAACGGCTCGGCCTGGACTACGAGGACGTGGCGGCCGGCCACCCCGGCCTGGTCTACCTCAACGCCCAGGGCTTCCGCAGCGACTCCGCACTCGGCAGCCGCCCGGCCTACGACGACATCGTGCAGGCAGCCTCCGGCCTGGTGTGGCTGAACGAACAGGTCAGCGGCATCCCGTACTTCGTCCCCACCGTGCTCGCCGACAAGATCTGCGGCCTGGTGATCACGCAGTCGGTGCTGGCCGCGCTGCACCACCGCGACCGCACCGGCCAGGGGCAGCACGTCGAGGTGCCGATGGCCGACACCATGCTGGCGTTCAACCTGGTCGAGCACCTGGCTGCGGCGACCCTGGACCCGCCGGAAGGCCCGATCGGCTACTCGCGGGCGCTCAGCGCCCAGCGCCGGGCGGCCCGCACGGCGGACGGCTGGATGTGCATCCTGCCCTACAACGACCGCAACTGGCGCGACTTCTTCGCCTTCGTCGGCCGCCCGGAACTGGCCGACGACCCGCGCTTCGGCACGCTCCCCGACCGCGCCCGCAATGCCGACGAACTCTACCGGCTGGCAGCTGAGTTCACCCCGCAGCACAGCACCGCCGAGTGGCAGGCGTTCTGCGACTCGGCCGGCATCCCGGCCGCCCAGGTGCTGAGCCTTGCGGAGGCCGCGAGTAGCGCCTACGCCACCGAAGGCGGCCTGCTGCGGACGGCCCAGCACCCCACCGAGGGCGCCTACCACCTGATCGGCGAGCCGGTGCGCTTCCAGGCCACCCCGGCCGGCCTGCACCGGCACTGCCCGCGGATCGGCGAACACACCGACGAGGTCTTCGCCGAGATCGGCCACCGCCCGTCCGCTTGA